The Candidatus Kryptonium sp. genome contains a region encoding:
- a CDS encoding DoxX family protein translates to MLTKLSNKVVADISLLIIRVILGVIFIAHGYPKLFVFGIPGFAKFLSGLGVPLPEVFAIIVALVEFVGGIVLILGIFSRWAALLIAINMIVATLLVKVKVGLIAPMDKPGTGAELDLALFACALAILVFGPGSISIELGILKKELS, encoded by the coding sequence ATGTTAACGAAACTTTCAAACAAAGTTGTGGCGGATATATCTTTGTTAATTATAAGAGTAATTCTTGGGGTTATCTTTATAGCGCATGGTTATCCGAAATTGTTTGTTTTTGGGATTCCGGGTTTTGCTAAGTTTTTGTCAGGGCTCGGTGTTCCTTTGCCAGAGGTTTTTGCTATCATCGTTGCCTTGGTTGAATTCGTCGGTGGTATCGTTTTGATACTTGGAATTTTCTCAAGATGGGCTGCGCTTTTAATTGCAATTAATATGATCGTTGCTACTTTACTCGTAAAGGTTAAAGTTGGACTTATTGCTCCGATGGATAAACCAGGCACAGGTGCTGAACTTGACCTTGCGCTTTTTGCCTGTGCGCTCGCAATTCTTGTTTTCGGTCCCGGCTCAATCTCAATTGAACTTGGAATATTGAAAAAAGAACTTTCGTAG
- a CDS encoding 2'-5' RNA ligase family protein produces the protein MRKTHKTAIVIIPPEDVWTPIQKIRKQYDRQFRRWMPHITLIYPFRPFEEFEKVYAEFEAVCKEMQSFEIELAEFRFFRHYGENYTLWLAPEPKDKIVKLQEKLQNIVPDCDDVRKFENGFTPHLSVGQVKGRENLEKLIKELQTAWGELKFKVNSIFFIWRNDPPDDVFRVWREVKFGN, from the coding sequence ATGCGAAAAACACACAAAACCGCCATCGTTATAATTCCACCTGAAGATGTATGGACGCCCATTCAAAAAATAAGAAAGCAATACGACAGACAATTCAGAAGATGGATGCCACATATAACTTTAATTTATCCGTTCAGACCTTTTGAAGAATTTGAGAAAGTTTACGCTGAATTTGAAGCTGTATGTAAAGAAATGCAAAGTTTTGAGATTGAGCTCGCGGAGTTTAGATTTTTTAGGCACTATGGTGAAAATTACACCTTGTGGCTTGCGCCTGAACCAAAAGATAAAATTGTAAAGTTACAGGAGAAATTGCAAAACATAGTTCCTGACTGTGATGATGTGCGAAAATTTGAAAATGGCTTTACACCTCACTTAAGCGTTGGGCAAGTTAAAGGAAGAGAGAACCTTGAAAAATTAATAAAAGAACTACAAACTGCGTGGGGAGAGCTGAAGTTTAAGGTTAATTCAATTTTCTTTATTTGGCGCAATGACCCGCCAGATGATGTTTTCAGAGTTTGGAGAGAAGTTAAATTTGGAAATTAA
- a CDS encoding Mut7-C RNAse domain-containing protein, whose product MKFVADVMLGKLARWLRLIGYDTIYDPNLSAKELVKIANEEGRIFITRSRRIAEELGAKNFYIVKSERFKEQLTEIVRELNLDTETNLFSRCSICNTEIVEVEKSSVMNLIPEETAKSFDEFYQCPKCGKIYWDGSHTTRILKLLKEIKNE is encoded by the coding sequence ATGAAATTCGTTGCAGATGTTATGCTTGGCAAACTTGCAAGATGGTTAAGATTAATTGGATATGACACGATTTATGATCCAAATCTTTCGGCAAAGGAACTTGTAAAGATTGCAAATGAAGAAGGACGGATCTTTATCACGCGAAGCAGGAGAATTGCTGAAGAACTTGGTGCTAAAAATTTCTATATCGTGAAGTCAGAGAGGTTTAAAGAGCAGTTAACTGAGATCGTAAGGGAATTAAATCTTGACACGGAAACAAACTTGTTTTCGCGCTGTTCAATTTGCAACACCGAAATTGTTGAGGTTGAAAAATCAAGCGTGATGAACCTTATCCCTGAGGAAACCGCGAAATCATTTGATGAGTTTTATCAATGTCCAAAGTGTGGGAAAATTTATTGGGATGGTTCACATACAACAAGAATTCTTAAACTTTTGAAAGAAATCAAAAATGAATGA